From one Streptomyces sp. SCSIO 30461 genomic stretch:
- a CDS encoding DUF5063 domain-containing protein — translation MSDATLHSTTQDPADFAVQIADSIESFIVAVTEVAKGDEPDSAVPFLLLEVSQLLLAGGRLGAHEDILPEERYEADTGPDLEVDELRERFAVLLDPVDVFSEVFDPYEPRKAPVPCRISDNLADIVTDLGHGLAHYRAGRTTEALWWWQFSYFSNWGPTASATLRALQSLVSHVRLDQPLQELDGLDTDEDLAEDDLAEEAGRVMAQEIAGPLGLRTAP, via the coding sequence ATGTCTGACGCAACGCTCCACTCCACCACGCAGGACCCGGCGGACTTCGCGGTCCAGATCGCCGACTCGATCGAGAGCTTCATCGTGGCCGTCACGGAAGTGGCGAAGGGCGACGAGCCCGACAGCGCGGTGCCCTTCCTGCTGCTGGAGGTGTCCCAGTTGCTGCTCGCCGGGGGCAGGCTCGGTGCGCACGAGGACATCCTCCCCGAGGAGCGCTACGAGGCGGACACCGGACCGGATCTCGAGGTCGACGAGCTGCGGGAGCGGTTCGCGGTGCTGCTGGACCCGGTCGACGTGTTCTCGGAGGTCTTCGACCCGTACGAGCCGCGCAAGGCACCGGTGCCCTGCCGTATCTCGGACAACCTCGCCGACATCGTCACCGACCTCGGCCACGGCCTTGCCCACTACCGCGCGGGACGGACCACCGAGGCGCTGTGGTGGTGGCAGTTCTCGTACTTCTCAAACTGGGGTCCGACCGCTTCGGCGACTCTGCGTGCCCTCCAGTCCCTGGTCTCCCATGTCCGTCTCGATCAGCCGCTGCAGGAGCTGGACGGGCTCGACACGGACGAGGACCTGGCGGAGGACGACCTCGCGGAGGAGGCGGGCCGCGTGATGGCCCAGGAGATCGCCGGTCCGCTGGGCCTGCGCACCGCCCCCTGA
- the recR gene encoding recombination mediator RecR: MYEGVVQDLIDELGRLPGVGPKSAQRIAFHILQAEPTDVRRLAQALLEVKDKVRFCAVCGNVAQQEQCSICRDARRDPAVICVVEEPKDVVAVERTREFRGRYHVLGGAISPIEGVGPDDLRIRELLARLADGTVTELILATDPNLEGEATATYLARMIKPMGLKVTRLASGLPVGGDLEYADEVTLGRAFEGRRLLDV, from the coding sequence TTGTACGAAGGCGTTGTTCAGGACCTCATCGACGAACTGGGCAGGCTGCCCGGCGTCGGTCCCAAGAGCGCGCAGCGGATCGCCTTCCACATCCTCCAGGCGGAACCGACCGATGTCCGGCGCCTCGCGCAGGCACTCCTCGAAGTCAAGGACAAGGTCAGGTTCTGCGCCGTGTGCGGCAATGTCGCGCAGCAGGAGCAGTGCAGCATCTGCCGGGACGCGCGTCGCGACCCGGCTGTCATCTGCGTGGTCGAGGAGCCCAAGGACGTGGTGGCGGTCGAGCGTACGCGCGAGTTCCGCGGCCGCTACCACGTGCTGGGCGGCGCGATCAGCCCGATCGAAGGCGTCGGCCCGGACGACCTGCGGATCCGCGAGCTGCTGGCGCGGCTCGCGGACGGCACGGTCACCGAGCTGATCCTGGCGACCGACCCCAATCTCGAGGGCGAGGCCACCGCCACCTATCTGGCGCGCATGATCAAGCCCATGGGGCTGAAGGTGACGCGTCTCGCCAGCGGACTGCCCGTTGGCGGCGATCTGGAATACGCCGACGAGGTCACGCTGGGGCGTGCCTTCGAGGGGAGACGACTTCTCGATGTCTGA
- a CDS encoding YbaB/EbfC family nucleoid-associated protein, producing the protein MIPGGGQPNMQQLLQQAQKMQQDLARAQEELAQTEVDGQAGGGLVKATVTGSGELRALVIDPKAVDPEDTETLADLVVAAVQAANENAQLLQQQKLGPLAQGLGGGGGIPGLPF; encoded by the coding sequence GTGATTCCCGGTGGTGGTCAGCCCAACATGCAGCAGCTGCTCCAGCAGGCCCAGAAGATGCAGCAGGACCTCGCGCGGGCTCAGGAGGAGCTCGCGCAGACCGAGGTCGACGGGCAGGCGGGCGGCGGGCTGGTCAAGGCCACCGTCACCGGCTCGGGAGAGTTGCGCGCCCTGGTGATCGACCCCAAGGCCGTCGACCCGGAGGACACCGAGACCCTCGCCGACCTCGTCGTGGCGGCGGTCCAGGCGGCGAACGAGAACGCGCAGCTGCTCCAGCAGCAGAAGCTCGGCCCGCTCGCCCAGGGCCTCGGCGGTGGCGGCGGCATCCCGGGTCTGCCGTTCTAG
- a CDS encoding SLATT domain-containing protein: MSQPEMQPDLTARPFPLGDWGEPAERLDELYRWVEANALRTADWYLRDRTRKRRWARVLRIGTALGGFAGAALPLLHLTDVLTGAATWGCLSLLLAATCLACDRYFGLTSGWMRSMATAHAVQRRLQALQFDWAAESVREVLGPTEGTASEAAERCLGVLRRFSEDITELVRAETADWMIAFRSGPAPLMMQAVAASPASRQDTGTGAGQTAGRYPLSPSTRPNMPRQRPPEPR; the protein is encoded by the coding sequence GTGAGCCAGCCGGAGATGCAGCCCGACCTGACGGCCCGGCCCTTCCCGCTCGGGGACTGGGGGGAGCCCGCGGAGCGTCTGGACGAGCTGTACCGCTGGGTCGAGGCGAACGCCCTGCGCACCGCCGACTGGTATCTGCGCGACCGTACGCGCAAGCGCCGCTGGGCACGCGTTTTGCGCATCGGCACGGCACTCGGGGGGTTCGCGGGCGCCGCGCTCCCCCTGCTCCACCTCACCGATGTGCTCACCGGGGCGGCGACCTGGGGCTGTCTGTCGCTGCTGCTGGCCGCGACCTGTCTGGCCTGCGACCGCTACTTCGGGCTGACCTCCGGCTGGATGCGCTCCATGGCCACCGCCCATGCCGTGCAGCGCAGGCTCCAGGCCCTGCAGTTCGACTGGGCGGCGGAGAGCGTCCGCGAGGTGCTCGGCCCCACCGAGGGGACGGCGAGCGAGGCGGCCGAGCGGTGCCTCGGAGTGCTGCGGCGCTTCTCCGAGGACATCACCGAGTTGGTGCGGGCCGAGACGGCGGACTGGATGATCGCGTTCCGCTCGGGCCCCGCCCCGCTGATGATGCAGGCCGTCGCGGCGTCCCCGGCGTCCCGCCAGGACACGGGCACGGGCGCCGGACAGACCGCGGGCCGTTACCCGCTCTCACCGTCGACCCGGCCGAACATGCCGCGGCAGCGCCCGCCCGAGCCCCGGTGA
- a CDS encoding GntR family transcriptional regulator, with the protein MPASAAVTRSTLRQQIADALRDEVLAGRLRPGQEFTVKEIAATYEVSATPVREALVDLTAQGLLDSIQHRGFQVHRFSVEDFRGMVEARSLIVDGIFRRDGAPRVDLGPGPALGSVRRRAEEAARAARAADVDILIGYDVRFWRELGALVSNVYIADFLHRLRVQAWVFAVPHLRAESDLRTWLWSGHDELADAVGSGDARRARDLIMAHNAHAQAWADRLERRAGHGLRTPPGDGGQGHGGYPGVHGVPGQRRDPGRPGERSASGRPLTPQ; encoded by the coding sequence ATGCCCGCGAGCGCAGCTGTGACGCGCAGCACCCTGCGCCAGCAGATCGCGGATGCGCTCCGTGACGAGGTGCTCGCGGGGCGCCTCCGGCCCGGGCAGGAGTTCACGGTCAAGGAGATCGCCGCCACCTACGAGGTGTCGGCGACGCCGGTCAGAGAGGCGCTCGTCGACCTCACCGCGCAGGGGCTGCTCGACTCCATCCAGCACCGCGGTTTCCAGGTGCACCGCTTCTCGGTCGAGGACTTCCGCGGCATGGTCGAGGCGCGCTCGCTCATCGTGGACGGCATCTTCCGCCGGGACGGGGCCCCCCGCGTCGATCTGGGGCCGGGACCGGCCCTCGGCTCCGTGAGGCGCCGGGCCGAGGAGGCCGCGCGGGCCGCCCGCGCCGCCGACGTGGACATCCTCATCGGCTACGACGTGCGCTTCTGGCGCGAGCTCGGCGCCCTCGTGAGCAATGTCTACATCGCCGACTTCCTGCACAGGCTGCGCGTACAGGCCTGGGTGTTCGCCGTGCCGCACCTGCGTGCCGAGAGCGACCTGAGGACCTGGCTGTGGAGCGGGCACGACGAGCTCGCGGACGCCGTCGGCAGCGGCGACGCACGGAGGGCCCGCGACCTGATCATGGCTCACAACGCACACGCCCAGGCCTGGGCCGACCGCCTGGAACGCCGCGCGGGGCACGGCCTGCGGACGCCCCCCGGCGACGGCGGCCAGGGACACGGCGGATACCCCGGTGTACACGGGGTGCCCGGGCAGCGCAGGGACCCCGGCCGTCCCGGGGAACGCAGTGCCTCCGGTCGGCCCCTGACTCCCCAGTGA
- a CDS encoding aspartate aminotransferase family protein: MTPHADPQAGAAVKAADRAHVFHSWSAQGLIDPLAVAGAEGSYFWDYDGNRYLDFTSGLVYTNIGYQHPKVVAAIQEQAGKLATFAPAFAVDVRSEAARLIAERTPGDLDKIFFTNGGAEAVENAVRMARLHTGRAKVLSAYRSYHGATSTAINLTGDPRRWASDTASAGVVHFWAPFLYRSPFYAGTEEEECARALQHLEDTIAFEGPGTIAAIILETIPGTAGIMIPPTGYLAGVREICDRYGIVFILDEVMAGFGRTGKWFAAEHFDVVPDLMTFAKGVNSGYVPLGGVAISAEIAETFDKRPYPGGLTYSGHPLACAAAVATIQVMEDERVVQRAAELGETVLGPGLRDLAARHPSVGEVRGVGAFWALDLVRDQEAHEPLVPYNAAGEANAPMAAFGAACKKNGLWPFINMNRTHAVPACNISDAEAKEGLAALDAALSVADEHTV, translated from the coding sequence ATGACCCCTCATGCCGATCCGCAGGCAGGCGCGGCCGTGAAGGCCGCCGACCGTGCCCACGTGTTCCACTCCTGGTCCGCACAGGGCCTGATCGACCCGCTCGCCGTCGCCGGCGCCGAGGGTTCGTACTTCTGGGACTACGACGGGAACCGCTACCTCGACTTCACCAGCGGCCTCGTCTACACCAACATCGGGTACCAGCACCCGAAGGTGGTCGCCGCGATCCAGGAGCAGGCCGGGAAGCTGGCGACCTTCGCGCCCGCCTTCGCCGTCGACGTGCGTTCCGAGGCCGCGCGCCTGATCGCCGAGCGCACACCGGGCGACCTGGACAAGATCTTCTTCACCAACGGCGGCGCCGAGGCCGTCGAGAACGCCGTCCGCATGGCCCGGCTGCACACCGGCCGCGCCAAGGTGCTCTCCGCCTACCGCTCCTACCACGGCGCCACGTCCACCGCGATCAACCTGACCGGTGACCCGCGCCGCTGGGCCTCCGACACCGCCTCCGCCGGTGTCGTCCACTTCTGGGCGCCGTTCCTCTACCGCTCGCCCTTCTACGCCGGCACGGAGGAGGAGGAGTGCGCGCGGGCCCTCCAGCACCTGGAGGACACGATCGCGTTCGAGGGTCCCGGGACCATCGCCGCGATCATCCTGGAGACCATCCCCGGCACGGCCGGGATCATGATCCCGCCGACGGGCTACCTGGCGGGCGTACGGGAGATCTGCGACCGCTACGGCATCGTCTTCATCCTTGACGAGGTGATGGCGGGCTTCGGGCGCACCGGCAAATGGTTCGCCGCCGAGCATTTCGACGTCGTACCCGACCTGATGACCTTCGCCAAGGGCGTGAACTCGGGCTATGTGCCGCTGGGCGGCGTCGCGATCTCCGCCGAGATCGCCGAGACCTTCGACAAGCGCCCGTACCCGGGTGGGCTCACCTACTCGGGCCACCCGCTGGCCTGCGCCGCCGCCGTCGCGACCATCCAGGTGATGGAGGACGAGCGGGTCGTGCAGCGCGCCGCCGAACTGGGCGAGACCGTACTCGGCCCCGGCCTGCGGGATCTGGCTGCCCGCCACCCATCGGTGGGCGAGGTGCGCGGTGTGGGCGCCTTCTGGGCCCTGGACCTCGTACGCGACCAGGAGGCGCACGAGCCGCTGGTGCCGTACAACGCGGCGGGCGAGGCGAACGCGCCGATGGCGGCCTTCGGCGCGGCCTGCAAGAAGAACGGCCTGTGGCCCTTCATCAACATGAACCGCACCCACGCCGTCCCCGCCTGCAACATCAGCGACGCCGAGGCCAAGGAGGGCCTCGCCGCCCTCGACGCGGCCCTCTCGGTGGCGGACGAGCACACGGTGTAG
- a CDS encoding DJ-1/PfpI family protein — protein sequence METKTVHLAVYDTFADWETGHATAWLARTGFTVRTVGPATGQPVNSIGGLRVLPDLALADLRPEDSALLILPGADLWDADDASGGGLAPFARKAREFLEAGTPVAAICGATAGLAREGLLDDRRHTSAVSFYLAATGYGGGERYAEIDAVTDGDLITAGPTEPVAFAREILGRLGAFDAARLDAWFRLFHDSDPAAFAELNA from the coding sequence ATGGAGACCAAGACCGTCCATCTCGCCGTGTACGACACCTTCGCCGACTGGGAGACGGGGCACGCCACCGCCTGGCTGGCCCGCACGGGCTTCACCGTCCGCACCGTGGGCCCTGCCACCGGACAGCCGGTGAACAGCATCGGAGGGCTACGCGTCCTGCCCGACCTGGCACTCGCGGACCTGCGGCCCGAGGACAGCGCGCTGCTGATACTGCCCGGGGCCGACCTGTGGGACGCTGACGACGCCTCAGGCGGCGGGCTCGCGCCGTTCGCCCGGAAGGCGAGGGAGTTCCTGGAAGCCGGGACACCCGTCGCCGCCATCTGCGGGGCGACTGCGGGACTCGCCCGCGAGGGGCTGCTCGACGACCGCCGGCACACGAGCGCGGTCTCGTTCTATCTCGCGGCCACCGGGTACGGGGGCGGCGAGAGGTACGCCGAGATCGACGCCGTGACCGACGGAGACCTGATCACCGCAGGCCCCACCGAGCCGGTCGCCTTCGCCCGCGAGATCCTCGGCAGGCTGGGCGCTTTCGACGCGGCCAGGCTGGACGCCTGGTTCCGGCTGTTCCACGACTCCGATCCCGCCGCGTTCGCCGAGCTCAACGCATGA
- a CDS encoding MarR family winged helix-turn-helix transcriptional regulator has translation MSGEHRRQQLLSATALSVFRLNGQFLAVADELARPVGLTAAWWQVLGAVLDEPLPVSGIARTMGITRQSVQRIADLLVTNGLAEYLPNPAHRRAKLLLPTAEGRAAIERIDPGHADLATRLAAELGDATFTETVRVLERLSEAMDTLTRHPTDPSEGI, from the coding sequence ATGAGCGGCGAGCACAGGCGCCAGCAGTTGCTCAGCGCCACCGCGCTGAGCGTCTTCCGGCTGAACGGGCAGTTCCTCGCCGTCGCCGACGAACTGGCCCGCCCCGTCGGACTGACCGCCGCCTGGTGGCAGGTACTCGGCGCCGTACTGGACGAGCCTCTGCCCGTGTCCGGCATCGCCCGCACCATGGGCATCACTCGCCAGAGCGTGCAGCGGATCGCGGACCTCCTGGTCACCAACGGGCTCGCCGAGTACCTGCCCAACCCCGCACACCGGCGCGCCAAGCTGCTCCTCCCGACCGCCGAGGGCCGGGCCGCCATCGAGCGGATCGACCCCGGACACGCGGACCTCGCGACCCGCCTCGCCGCCGAGCTCGGTGATGCGACCTTCACGGAGACCGTGCGCGTACTGGAGCGACTGAGCGAGGCCATGGACACGCTGACACGCCACCCCACTGACCCGTCCGAGGGAATCTGA
- a CDS encoding right-handed parallel beta-helix repeat-containing protein has protein sequence MSESVGTGAGAGKSTSHRPKTAALSRHWKVAVLAAAGFATMAATTTIVGIQDAGAATQATPVKARTAPDAAPADGMPNDGEQGDYWANAGNPDHSGEGGGGKGDDYSHSWGNNDSGDKGGYGGKGDKGGYGDKGDKGGYGDKGGYGDKDYGGNDQDKGGASKGNEGKGNEGKGNEGKENGGQSKGNEGKDDYSDKGDKGGYDKGGYGDKGGYDKGGYDKGGYGDKDYGGNDHDKGGDWGGKSDKDDDYGGYGDKGEGRSASKGNEGKEKGGKGDSYGDKGGKGGYDKGDKAGHGKKQDKRGWYERKVDCDPNALIAALVDLNNNTGGSLRLAPNCTYTLTASTDGSGLPQIIQPISIHGNGSTIQRAANADPFRLFDIGSGGELKLSHLILTRGKTVEGEGGGAVWVRSGGLLETEMVAFVNNTVDNIGSDNGGAILNEGITRVKKTTFEGNSAEEGSAIFTDDAELVMDDSKTYRNIGTDGSIETEGGTATITKSDISHNIGGGVESDGGVTEIEKSRIAYNTEDDGSGAGIDHEDGGLLVRGSYIHDNTATGEGGGAQLSDEAVFEDSKITDNVSTGDGTLVNVGGGGGLAIAENVDKVALRRVKVDGNQAPANDAQGGGILVNELSVLDLTDVKVTRNISDEEAGGIQNDGEVTTQGKIRIIDNVPTNCEDSGNPVPNCFG, from the coding sequence ATGTCTGAATCAGTGGGCACGGGTGCGGGTGCCGGTAAGAGCACCTCGCACCGTCCGAAGACGGCGGCGCTGAGCCGTCACTGGAAGGTTGCCGTTCTCGCCGCGGCCGGGTTCGCCACCATGGCGGCCACCACCACCATCGTCGGAATCCAGGACGCCGGAGCAGCCACGCAGGCCACGCCCGTCAAGGCCAGGACGGCGCCCGACGCCGCCCCGGCCGACGGCATGCCGAACGACGGCGAGCAAGGCGACTACTGGGCCAACGCCGGCAATCCCGACCACTCCGGCGAGGGCGGGGGAGGCAAGGGCGACGACTACTCCCACTCCTGGGGCAACAACGACTCGGGAGACAAGGGCGGCTACGGCGGCAAGGGAGACAAGGGGGGCTACGGCGACAAGGGAGACAAGGGCGGCTACGGCGACAAGGGGGGCTACGGCGACAAGGACTACGGAGGCAACGACCAGGACAAGGGCGGCGCCTCCAAGGGCAACGAAGGCAAGGGGAACGAAGGCAAGGGCAACGAAGGCAAGGAGAACGGCGGCCAGTCCAAGGGCAACGAAGGCAAGGACGACTACTCCGACAAGGGAGACAAGGGGGGCTACGACAAGGGGGGCTACGGCGACAAGGGCGGCTACGACAAGGGCGGCTACGACAAGGGGGGCTACGGCGACAAGGACTACGGAGGCAACGACCACGACAAGGGCGGCGACTGGGGCGGCAAGTCCGACAAGGACGACGACTACGGCGGCTACGGCGACAAGGGCGAAGGCCGCAGCGCCTCCAAGGGCAACGAAGGCAAGGAGAAGGGAGGCAAGGGCGACAGCTACGGCGACAAGGGCGGCAAGGGCGGTTATGACAAGGGCGACAAGGCCGGCCACGGCAAGAAGCAGGACAAGCGCGGTTGGTACGAGCGCAAGGTGGACTGCGACCCGAACGCCCTGATCGCGGCACTCGTCGACCTCAACAACAACACCGGTGGTTCGCTGCGCCTCGCCCCGAACTGCACCTACACCCTGACCGCCAGCACGGACGGCAGCGGCCTGCCGCAGATCATCCAGCCGATCAGCATTCACGGCAACGGATCCACCATCCAGCGCGCCGCCAATGCCGACCCGTTCCGCCTCTTCGACATCGGGTCCGGCGGCGAGCTCAAACTCAGCCACCTCATCCTCACCCGCGGCAAGACCGTCGAGGGAGAGGGCGGCGGCGCCGTCTGGGTCCGGTCGGGAGGGCTCCTCGAAACGGAGATGGTCGCCTTCGTCAACAACACCGTCGACAACATCGGCAGCGACAACGGTGGCGCCATCCTCAACGAGGGCATCACCAGGGTCAAGAAGACCACCTTCGAGGGCAACTCCGCCGAAGAAGGCTCAGCCATCTTCACCGATGACGCCGAGCTCGTGATGGACGACAGCAAGACCTACCGCAATATCGGCACGGACGGCTCCATCGAAACCGAGGGCGGTACCGCGACGATCACCAAGTCCGACATCAGCCACAACATCGGCGGTGGTGTCGAGTCCGACGGCGGCGTGACGGAGATCGAGAAGTCCCGGATCGCCTACAACACCGAGGACGACGGAAGCGGCGCCGGCATCGACCACGAGGACGGCGGACTCCTCGTACGCGGTTCCTACATCCACGACAACACAGCGACCGGCGAGGGCGGCGGCGCCCAGCTGTCGGACGAGGCGGTCTTCGAGGACAGCAAGATCACCGACAACGTCTCCACCGGGGACGGCACCCTCGTCAACGTCGGTGGTGGAGGCGGTCTCGCCATCGCGGAAAATGTCGACAAGGTCGCCCTGCGGCGTGTGAAGGTCGACGGCAACCAGGCACCGGCCAACGACGCCCAGGGCGGCGGCATCCTCGTAAACGAACTCAGCGTCCTCGACCTCACCGACGTCAAGGTGACCCGGAACATCTCCGACGAGGAAGCCGGCGGCATCCAGAACGACGGCGAGGTCACGACCCAGGGCAAGATCCGGATCATCGACAACGTCCCGACCAACTGCGAAGACAGCGGCAACCCGGTGCCGAACTGCTTCGGCTGA
- a CDS encoding right-handed parallel beta-helix repeat-containing protein, which translates to MPAPQGARTRLKTAPPSRHRKLTALIAAGLTTIVGTATTAGATEAGNLKSEGSPGTPAATTEGHTGKADEGGHGKGNRKADHDGTGSRSGEGDKGRLDEYGGRHGDRDGTHVECDPNALVAALVGLNAKRGGELVLAKDCLYTLTANQDDNGLPEITQPITIHGNGATIQRAANGDDFRIFEVGVGGDLKLSHLTITRGKLGDGSEGGGIRVAAAGRLDLDHVTLDRNSTDLENSDGGAVYNEGITTIRHSTLNKNTSEDGAAVYNQEGKLEITDSKITGNINDPDDGYAALFNEGGTIKVKKSLLSYNYGNSGGALYNSSGVSEVEKSALTYNFGYYYGAIHSDDSLYVRDSTIAYNTATDGGGGSGLHWAAAFDRTKIYGNAVTNGSGGGANVSTDDDNPVVFRNSKIHDNQAPGNGQSGGGIYISDGTVNLTDTKVTGNISDEEAGGVHNEGTVTTNGKVRIIDNVPTNCQATGTNPVPNCFG; encoded by the coding sequence ATGCCTGCACCACAGGGCGCCCGAACCCGCCTCAAGACGGCGCCGCCGAGCCGTCACCGGAAGCTGACCGCCCTCATCGCGGCCGGACTCACCACCATCGTCGGCACCGCGACGACCGCCGGAGCCACCGAGGCCGGAAACCTCAAGTCCGAGGGCTCACCCGGGACTCCCGCCGCCACGACCGAGGGGCACACCGGCAAGGCAGACGAGGGCGGACACGGCAAGGGCAACCGCAAGGCAGACCACGATGGCACGGGAAGCAGGAGCGGCGAGGGCGACAAGGGCCGCCTTGACGAGTACGGCGGCCGCCATGGTGACCGCGATGGAACCCACGTGGAGTGTGATCCGAATGCCCTGGTCGCGGCGCTGGTCGGCCTGAATGCGAAGCGGGGTGGGGAGCTGGTCCTGGCGAAGGACTGCCTCTACACGCTGACCGCGAACCAGGACGACAACGGTCTGCCGGAGATCACCCAGCCGATCACGATCCACGGCAACGGTGCCACCATCCAGCGCGCCGCCAACGGGGACGACTTCCGGATCTTCGAGGTCGGAGTCGGTGGCGATCTGAAGCTCAGCCACCTCACCATCACCCGCGGCAAACTCGGCGACGGCAGCGAGGGCGGCGGTATCAGGGTGGCCGCGGCGGGCCGTCTCGACCTCGACCACGTCACCCTCGACCGCAACTCCACCGACCTCGAGAACTCGGACGGCGGTGCCGTCTACAACGAGGGCATCACCACCATCCGCCACAGCACCCTCAACAAGAACACGAGCGAGGACGGCGCCGCCGTCTACAACCAAGAGGGCAAGCTGGAGATCACCGACTCCAAGATCACCGGCAACATCAACGACCCCGACGACGGCTACGCCGCCCTCTTCAACGAAGGCGGAACGATCAAGGTCAAGAAGAGCCTGCTCTCCTACAACTACGGCAACTCGGGAGGCGCCCTCTACAACAGCTCCGGCGTCTCCGAGGTCGAGAAGAGCGCCCTCACGTACAACTTCGGCTACTACTACGGCGCCATCCACAGTGACGACTCGCTGTACGTCCGCGACAGCACGATCGCGTACAACACCGCGACCGACGGCGGCGGCGGCTCCGGTCTCCACTGGGCCGCGGCCTTCGACCGCACCAAGATCTACGGCAACGCCGTCACCAACGGCAGCGGCGGCGGCGCCAACGTGTCCACCGACGACGACAACCCCGTCGTGTTCCGGAACAGCAAGATCCACGACAACCAGGCACCCGGCAACGGCCAAAGCGGAGGCGGCATCTACATCAGCGACGGCACGGTCAACCTGACCGACACCAAGGTGACCGGCAACATCTCCGACGAGGAGGCCGGCGGCGTCCACAACGAGGGCACCGTCACCACCAACGGCAAGGTCAGGATCATCGACAACGTCCCCACCAACTGCCAGGCCACCGGGACCAACCCCGTCCCCAACTGCTTCGGCTGA
- a CDS encoding right-handed parallel beta-helix repeat-containing protein — protein MSESQSTGADESRRSVTAVLSRHWKLAVLAAAGFATVAATTTFAAVSHRETAAGARQATAPVDGKGLPAGGGDSGGKGGEGKGDHGKGGKGGHDKGGKGDDKKHGHKYGRHGDRDGTHVECDPNALVAALVGLNAKRGGELVLAKDCLYTLTANQDDNGLPEITQPITIHGNGATIQRAANGDDFRIFDVGVGGDLKLSHLTITRGKLGNGEGGGIRVAAAGRLDLDHVTLDRNSTDLGNSDGGAVYNEGITTIRHSTLNKNTSEDGAAVYNQEGKLEITDSKITGNINDPNDGYAALFNDGGTIKVKKSLLSYNYGYFGGALYNASGVSEVEKSALTYNFAYYGGGIYTDDPLYVRDSTIAYNTASTDGGGGLNLNDAAVIDNTKIYGNAVTDFYGGGVYVATNDANPVVFRNSKIHDNQAPGNGYSGGGIYIGNGTVNLTDTKVTGNISDDEAGGVHNEGTVTTNGKVRIIDNVPTNCQATGTNPVPNCFG, from the coding sequence ATGTCTGAATCACAGAGCACGGGCGCGGACGAGTCGCGCCGGTCAGTGACGGCGGTGCTGAGCCGTCACTGGAAGTTGGCGGTACTCGCGGCGGCCGGTTTCGCGACGGTCGCGGCCACCACCACGTTCGCCGCTGTCAGCCACCGTGAGACGGCGGCCGGGGCGCGGCAGGCCACCGCGCCCGTGGACGGCAAGGGACTGCCGGCCGGCGGGGGCGACAGCGGAGGCAAGGGAGGCGAGGGCAAGGGCGACCACGGCAAGGGCGGAAAGGGTGGCCACGACAAGGGTGGCAAGGGCGATGACAAGAAACACGGACACAAGTACGGCCGCCATGGTGACCGCGATGGAACCCACGTGGAGTGTGATCCGAATGCCCTGGTCGCGGCGCTGGTCGGCCTGAATGCGAAGCGGGGTGGGGAGCTGGTCCTGGCGAAGGACTGCCTCTACACGCTGACCGCGAACCAGGACGACAACGGTCTGCCGGAGATCACCCAGCCGATCACCATCCACGGCAACGGTGCCACCATCCAGCGCGCCGCCAACGGGGACGACTTCCGGATCTTCGACGTCGGAGTCGGTGGCGATCTGAAGCTCAGCCACCTCACCATCACCCGCGGCAAACTCGGCAACGGCGAGGGCGGCGGTATCAGGGTGGCCGCGGCGGGTCGTCTCGACCTCGACCACGTCACCCTCGACCGCAACTCCACCGACCTCGGGAACTCGGACGGCGGTGCCGTCTACAACGAGGGCATCACCACCATCCGCCACAGCACCCTCAACAAGAACACGAGCGAAGACGGCGCTGCCGTCTACAACCAAGAGGGCAAGCTGGAGATCACCGACTCCAAGATCACCGGCAACATCAACGACCCCAACGACGGCTACGCAGCCCTCTTCAACGACGGCGGCACGATCAAGGTCAAGAAGAGCCTGCTCTCCTACAACTACGGCTACTTCGGAGGCGCCCTCTACAACGCCTCCGGCGTCTCCGAGGTCGAGAAGAGCGCCCTCACGTACAACTTCGCCTACTACGGCGGCGGCATCTACACCGATGACCCGCTGTACGTCCGCGACAGCACGATCGCGTACAACACCGCGAGCACCGACGGCGGTGGCGGCCTCAACCTGAATGACGCGGCGGTGATCGACAACACCAAGATCTACGGCAACGCCGTCACCGACTTCTACGGCGGCGGTGTCTACGTGGCGACCAACGACGCCAACCCCGTCGTGTTCCGGAACAGCAAGATCCATGACAACCAGGCACCCGGCAACGGCTACAGCGGAGGCGGCATCTACATCGGCAATGGCACGGTCAATCTGACCGACACCAAGGTGACCGGCAACATCTCCGACGATGAAGCCGGCGGCGTCCACAACGAGGGCACCGTCACCACCAACGGCAAGGTCAGAATCATCGACAACGTCCCCACCAACTGCCAGGCCACCGGGACCAACCCCGTCCCCAACTGCTTCGGCTGA